The Candidatus Thiodiazotropha endoloripes genome has a window encoding:
- a CDS encoding outer membrane lipoprotein-sorting protein, with the protein MHMRNQVYAMATVGLLFSSSIFAGVAKDLPLPSGTPSADELANQVYFVNHFYALKNFGITNNNKDPKKSNRAIPGKITVIVNKSAGSKPTTITVERYLNNDYGESATNAQDIAIFRSGKLKGTGMLITDYVDDNKSQSYSIWLPALRKIRRFAQPAHDDAWGGTDFTFGDVTLRKPKDETHELVGTDTFNDCLGAIDKAESKNKYLPNPPDAACDHKGKEVYKLKSTTKRENWWYDYRISYVDSKTFADYRTEYFKGDKQVKVIDRDWRSLEQDDPRAQYWGYWYGKTLESGHETWAVIPREIVQYNQAWKSDYWSEKTLRKIKR; encoded by the coding sequence ATGCATATGCGTAACCAAGTCTACGCAATGGCCACTGTCGGTTTGTTGTTTTCCAGTTCCATATTCGCCGGGGTAGCCAAGGATCTACCGCTACCCTCCGGTACACCAAGTGCTGATGAGCTTGCCAACCAGGTCTATTTCGTCAACCACTTTTATGCGTTGAAGAATTTCGGTATCACCAATAACAACAAGGATCCGAAAAAGAGTAATCGGGCAATACCGGGCAAGATCACCGTGATCGTCAATAAATCCGCCGGTAGCAAACCCACCACCATCACGGTTGAGCGATATCTCAACAATGATTATGGTGAAAGCGCCACCAATGCTCAGGATATCGCGATCTTCCGTTCCGGCAAGTTGAAAGGCACCGGTATGCTGATTACCGATTACGTCGATGACAACAAGAGTCAGTCCTATTCGATCTGGTTGCCCGCACTGAGGAAAATCAGACGTTTTGCCCAGCCTGCCCATGATGATGCCTGGGGCGGTACCGACTTCACCTTTGGTGACGTGACCCTGAGAAAACCCAAGGATGAGACCCATGAGCTGGTCGGCACCGATACCTTCAACGATTGCCTTGGCGCAATCGACAAGGCTGAATCGAAAAACAAATATCTGCCCAACCCACCGGATGCCGCCTGCGATCATAAAGGCAAAGAGGTCTACAAGCTGAAAAGCACCACCAAGCGGGAAAACTGGTGGTATGACTATCGCATCAGTTATGTGGATAGCAAAACCTTCGCCGACTACCGTACGGAGTATTTTAAAGGGGACAAGCAGGTCAAAGTGATCGACCGGGATTGGCGCAGTCTGGAACAGGATGATCCACGGGCCCAATACTGGGGCTACTGGTATGGAAAGACCCTGGAGTCAGGTCATGAGACCTGGGCGGTCATTCCACGTGAGATCGTTCAATACAACCAAGCCTGGAAATCGGATTATTGGTCAGAGAAGACCCTGAGAAAAATAAAGCGCTAA
- the prmC gene encoding peptide chain release factor N(5)-glutamine methyltransferase, translating into MPTLKQALLAAQQSLTDIADNPDLEASMLLCHLLNKPKSHLYTWPEAKLSEPQQQRYQKLIEQRQQGMPIAYILQQREFWSLSLRVTPDTLIPRAESELLVERAIHHLQSCHNPTAADLGTGSGAIALALASERPDARVVATDLHQAALNIATENAQRLDLRNLAFHAGDWCDALPEGEQFDVILSNPPYIESADPHLAQGDLPYEPQTALVSGEDGLDDIRTIIKQAPVRLKRNGWLLLEHGYNQAAAVRRLMQSAGMSGISSHEDLAGQPRVTEGCRS; encoded by the coding sequence ATGCCAACACTCAAACAGGCCCTGCTGGCAGCACAACAATCCCTCACTGACATCGCCGACAATCCCGACCTGGAAGCGTCCATGCTGCTGTGTCACCTGCTGAATAAGCCGAAGAGCCATCTCTACACCTGGCCCGAGGCGAAATTGAGCGAACCCCAACAACAGCGTTATCAAAAGCTGATCGAACAGAGGCAGCAGGGTATGCCCATCGCCTATATTCTGCAGCAGCGGGAGTTCTGGTCTCTGTCACTGCGGGTGACACCCGACACCCTGATCCCAAGGGCCGAGAGCGAACTGCTGGTTGAACGGGCAATCCACCATCTGCAGAGCTGCCACAACCCGACTGCAGCCGATCTGGGCACCGGTAGTGGCGCCATTGCCCTGGCACTGGCCAGCGAACGCCCGGATGCCAGAGTGGTTGCCACCGATCTGCACCAGGCCGCACTCAACATCGCCACGGAAAATGCCCAGCGGTTGGATCTACGCAATCTGGCATTCCATGCCGGTGACTGGTGCGATGCACTACCCGAGGGTGAGCAGTTTGATGTGATCCTCAGTAACCCGCCCTATATTGAATCGGCCGACCCCCACCTCGCACAGGGGGATCTACCCTATGAACCCCAAACCGCCCTGGTCTCCGGAGAGGATGGATTGGATGATATCCGAACCATCATCAAGCAGGCACCAGTCAGGCTGAAACGGAACGGTTGGCTGTTACTCGAACATGGATACAATCAGGCTGCCGCTGTGCGCCGACTGATGCAGTCTGCCGGAATGAGTGGGATATCGAGTCATGAGGATCTTGCCGGGCAACCCAGAGTGACTGAAGGCTGTCGCTCCTGA
- a CDS encoding CAP domain-containing protein: protein MFGKLPFTSRLARSYEERELHDPAYEADRPAEGSVQAAGPCEVTPHQQEMLQLVNRARARPRDCGGEIHQVAAPLRWNCRLHEAAVVHSQDMIDYDFFDHQGSDGSTVGLRVSRSGYEWRTVGENIAAGYPDNEAVMQNLLSSPTHCGNIMNPKFREFGSAVIATDQAHYENYWTQVFASR, encoded by the coding sequence ATGTTTGGGAAGCTGCCGTTCACTAGCAGGCTTGCCAGATCATATGAAGAGAGAGAGCTGCACGACCCGGCTTATGAAGCCGATCGGCCAGCCGAAGGTTCTGTACAGGCCGCAGGGCCTTGTGAGGTCACTCCCCATCAACAGGAGATGTTACAGCTGGTTAATCGTGCCAGAGCCAGGCCGCGGGATTGTGGTGGTGAAATCCACCAGGTCGCCGCTCCGTTGAGATGGAACTGCCGCTTACATGAAGCCGCTGTGGTGCATTCGCAGGATATGATTGATTATGATTTTTTTGATCATCAGGGCTCTGATGGATCAACGGTTGGTCTGCGGGTTAGCCGCTCTGGCTATGAGTGGCGTACTGTTGGGGAGAACATTGCCGCAGGCTATCCTGACAATGAAGCGGTCATGCAGAACCTGTTGTCGAGTCCCACCCATTGCGGGAATATCATGAATCCGAAGTTCCGGGAGTTCGGTTCTGCGGTGATTGCAACGGATCAGGCTCACTACGAAAACTACTGGACCCAGGTTTTTGCGAGCCGATGA
- the hemA gene encoding glutamyl-tRNA reductase has translation MSILALGLNHKTAPVEIREKVTFGPDIIAGALRSLQENPAVKETVILSTCNRTEVYCILNEEDHEPLADWISRFHGLPSDRVMPYLYSHFGLDAVKHLLRVSCGLDSLVLGEPQILGQVKAAYQTATDTGTTGKLLYKLFQHAFSAAKQIRTDTNIGNSPVSVAFAAVSLAKQIFSDLSEQTALLIGAGETVELAARHLSQNGIGRIIVANRTVERAHQLAAQFEGYAIALTEISNHLAEADIVISSTASPLPVLGKGTVESALKERKHRPIFMVDIAVPRDIEPEVADLSDIYLYTVDDMDEVIQENMRSREEAAEQAEEIIEHYVDDYMGWLRSLDAVELIQDYRGCAEQLRDEVMQKALQQLAKGKSPEEAIRFIAHTLTNKLLHTPSTQMRQAGFNGQIELLEAANTLFQIKKTDNKT, from the coding sequence ATGTCGATACTTGCACTCGGACTTAATCACAAAACCGCCCCGGTAGAAATCCGGGAAAAGGTCACCTTTGGTCCCGATATCATTGCCGGAGCCCTGCGCAGTCTGCAGGAGAACCCGGCAGTCAAAGAGACGGTTATCCTCTCCACCTGTAACCGGACAGAAGTCTACTGCATCCTCAATGAAGAGGACCACGAACCCTTGGCTGACTGGATCAGCCGTTTTCACGGCCTGCCCAGCGACCGGGTGATGCCCTATCTGTACAGCCATTTCGGGCTGGATGCTGTAAAACACCTGTTGCGCGTCTCCTGCGGCCTCGATTCCCTGGTACTCGGGGAACCACAGATTCTGGGGCAGGTTAAGGCGGCCTACCAGACGGCAACCGACACCGGCACCACAGGCAAACTGCTCTATAAACTATTTCAGCACGCCTTCTCGGCGGCAAAACAGATCCGCACCGACACCAACATCGGCAACAGTCCGGTCTCAGTGGCCTTTGCCGCGGTCAGCCTGGCGAAACAGATTTTCAGTGACCTTTCGGAACAGACCGCACTGCTCATCGGCGCCGGTGAAACCGTGGAGCTGGCGGCCCGGCATCTGAGCCAGAACGGTATCGGGCGCATCATCGTAGCAAACCGAACAGTGGAAAGGGCGCACCAACTGGCGGCTCAATTTGAGGGTTATGCCATCGCCCTGACGGAGATCAGCAATCATCTGGCCGAGGCGGATATCGTGATATCCTCCACCGCCAGTCCACTCCCCGTGCTCGGCAAGGGAACGGTCGAGAGCGCTTTGAAAGAGCGCAAACACAGGCCCATATTCATGGTGGATATCGCCGTTCCAAGGGATATCGAACCCGAAGTGGCAGATCTCAGCGATATCTATCTCTACACCGTGGATGATATGGATGAGGTCATCCAGGAGAACATGCGCTCACGGGAAGAGGCGGCCGAACAGGCTGAAGAGATTATCGAGCACTATGTGGACGACTACATGGGCTGGCTGCGCTCGCTGGATGCGGTGGAGCTGATCCAGGACTATCGCGGCTGTGCAGAACAGTTGCGTGACGAAGTGATGCAGAAGGCACTGCAGCAACTTGCAAAGGGCAAATCCCCGGAAGAGGCGATCCGCTTCATTGCCCACACCCTGACCAACAAACTACTACATACTCCAAGCACGCAGATGCGCCAGGCCGGATTCAATGGCCAGATTGAGTTGCTGGAAGCCGCCAACACGCTTTTTCAAATCAAAAAAACAGACAATAAAACATGA
- the rrtA gene encoding rhombosortase yields the protein MDRSASFKFPFTHTICPLAVTLVCLLLSVATESASGWFEYHRDHISNGEIWRLITAHLVHLGWGHLTMNLLGLWMIWALLMNNLPSQHCGLILLFITLITSAALWYFSPQLVWYRGLSGALHGLLIWGLFNRLKTEPLLSVSLLLAVTGKIAWEQWQGPLPGSESMADGPVVVASHLYGALSGMLVWLIGRILFAINRKTSE from the coding sequence TTGGATAGATCAGCCAGTTTCAAATTCCCCTTCACACACACCATCTGTCCGCTCGCAGTCACCCTGGTCTGTCTGCTGCTCTCCGTCGCCACAGAGAGCGCATCAGGATGGTTTGAATATCACCGTGACCATATCTCAAACGGCGAGATATGGCGCCTGATCACGGCACATCTGGTCCACCTTGGTTGGGGTCATCTGACGATGAACCTGCTGGGTCTATGGATGATCTGGGCGCTGCTGATGAACAATCTTCCCTCGCAACACTGCGGCCTGATACTGTTGTTCATCACCCTCATCACCTCAGCGGCACTTTGGTATTTCAGTCCGCAACTGGTTTGGTACCGAGGCCTCTCCGGCGCCCTCCACGGTCTCTTGATCTGGGGCTTGTTCAATCGACTCAAGACAGAGCCTCTACTCTCTGTGAGTCTGCTGCTCGCTGTGACAGGGAAAATAGCCTGGGAGCAGTGGCAGGGGCCACTACCGGGCAGTGAATCGATGGCGGATGGACCGGTTGTGGTCGCATCACATCTCTACGGTGCGTTGAGTGGTATGCTTGTCTGGCTGATCGGCAGAATACTCTTCGCAATTAACAGGAAAACCAGTGAATAG
- the prfA gene encoding peptide chain release factor 1, with protein MKPSLRGKLDQIAERFEEITALMADPDIQSNQNQFRDLGREYAQLEPVVLTFREYSAAEEDIEAAKEMMSDPEMAELAKEELNHAEEARERLEPELQLLLIPADPNDQRNVFLEIRAGTGGAEAALFASDLHRMYLRYAESQKWQTETISESLGEHGGYKEVVCRISGSAVYSRLKFESGTHRVQRIPETESQGRIHTSACTVAILPEVEEVDDVEINSNDLRIDTYRASGAGGQHVNKTDSAVRITHLPTGIVVECQDERSQHKNKARAMSLLQAKLLSQAQQKIATEQASARKLQVGSGDRSERIRTYNFPQNRLTDHRINLTLYKLDEVMTGTLDQVVEPLLREHQLEELAAMGEA; from the coding sequence ATGAAGCCCTCACTCCGCGGCAAGTTGGACCAGATCGCCGAACGCTTCGAAGAGATCACCGCACTGATGGCGGATCCGGATATCCAAAGTAACCAGAACCAGTTCCGCGACCTGGGACGGGAGTATGCCCAGTTGGAACCCGTGGTTCTGACATTCAGGGAGTATTCCGCAGCGGAAGAGGATATCGAGGCGGCAAAGGAGATGATGTCAGATCCGGAAATGGCCGAGCTTGCCAAAGAGGAGCTGAATCATGCTGAAGAGGCCAGGGAGCGTCTGGAGCCTGAGCTGCAGCTGCTACTGATTCCGGCCGATCCGAACGATCAACGTAATGTCTTTCTCGAGATCAGGGCCGGCACCGGTGGTGCCGAAGCGGCCCTGTTCGCCAGTGACCTCCACCGGATGTACCTTCGTTATGCGGAATCACAGAAGTGGCAGACCGAAACCATCAGTGAAAGCCTGGGTGAGCACGGGGGTTACAAAGAGGTTGTCTGTCGTATCAGTGGTAGTGCGGTCTACTCCCGTCTGAAATTTGAATCGGGCACCCACCGGGTACAGCGCATACCCGAGACCGAATCCCAGGGACGCATCCACACCTCAGCCTGCACCGTGGCGATACTGCCGGAAGTTGAGGAGGTGGATGATGTGGAGATCAACAGTAACGATCTGCGCATCGACACCTATCGCGCCTCCGGTGCCGGTGGACAACATGTCAACAAAACCGATTCCGCGGTACGCATCACCCACCTGCCCACCGGTATCGTGGTTGAGTGTCAGGACGAGCGCTCGCAGCATAAAAACAAGGCCAGGGCGATGTCCCTGCTGCAGGCCAAGCTGCTCTCCCAGGCGCAACAGAAGATCGCCACGGAGCAGGCCAGCGCCCGTAAACTGCAGGTCGGCAGCGGCGATCGATCGGAACGCATCCGCACCTACAATTTTCCGCAAAACCGCCTGACAGACCACCGCATCAATCTGACCCTCTATAAACTCGATGAGGTGATGACCGGCACGCTGGATCAAGTGGTGGAACCCCTGTTGCGGGAACATCAGCTTGAAGAGCTGGCCGCCATGGGCGAAGCCTGA
- a CDS encoding HesA/MoeB/ThiF family protein — MNDDQLLRYSRQIMLPSIEIEGQQRLLDSRALIIGLGGLGSPAAMYLAAAGVGVLHLLDFDRVDLTNLQRQIIHTTDRIDQLKVESAKQTLQAINPEIRVETTAEKLDQGQLNELVKQADVVLDGTDNFATRFAINKACHRYQTPLVSAAAIRMEGQVSVFSGKPNSPCYHCLYPDEGGMDESCSANGVLAPLVGIIGSIQATEAIKVLTGAGNALEGRLLLLDALQMEWRSLKLKQDPGCPVCGKQG, encoded by the coding sequence ATGAATGACGATCAACTGCTGCGCTACAGTCGACAGATAATGTTGCCTTCCATCGAGATTGAGGGGCAACAACGACTGCTCGATTCACGGGCCCTGATCATCGGCCTGGGCGGTCTGGGTTCACCCGCTGCGATGTATCTTGCCGCTGCCGGCGTGGGCGTTCTACATCTGCTCGATTTCGACCGAGTGGATCTGACCAATCTGCAACGCCAGATCATCCATACCACGGATCGCATCGATCAGCTGAAAGTTGAATCAGCCAAACAGACACTGCAAGCGATCAATCCCGAGATCCGGGTTGAGACCACAGCAGAAAAATTGGATCAGGGTCAGCTGAACGAACTGGTGAAACAGGCAGATGTGGTGCTCGACGGCACCGATAACTTTGCCACCCGCTTTGCCATCAACAAGGCCTGTCATAGGTACCAGACCCCGCTGGTCTCTGCAGCGGCGATACGCATGGAGGGACAGGTTAGTGTGTTCAGCGGCAAACCCAACAGCCCCTGTTACCACTGCCTCTATCCGGATGAGGGCGGGATGGATGAGAGCTGTTCAGCGAACGGGGTTCTGGCACCACTGGTCGGAATCATCGGCAGCATCCAGGCGACTGAAGCGATCAAAGTTCTGACCGGGGCGGGTAATGCACTTGAAGGCAGGTTGCTGTTACTCGATGCACTTCAGATGGAGTGGCGCAGCTTGAAATTGAAACAGGACCCAGGCTGTCCGGTCTGCGGTAAGCAAGGCTGA
- a CDS encoding glutamyl-tRNA amidotransferase, whose translation MNQLTPEERRSVESLAWLSDVNVERDVQAALDKRDKRLLGMMGRATDLPGVPTELTSKAKTICGIRYVEGSTDVVRGEVHLKLLQRAYDYAAAYNQAILKQCLDK comes from the coding sequence TTGAACCAACTCACCCCCGAGGAGAGAAGAAGTGTCGAGTCATTAGCCTGGCTGAGTGATGTGAATGTCGAACGCGATGTTCAGGCTGCCCTGGATAAACGAGATAAACGGCTGCTCGGAATGATGGGGCGGGCTACCGATCTGCCGGGAGTTCCCACAGAGCTGACCAGTAAGGCAAAGACAATCTGTGGTATCCGCTATGTGGAGGGATCCACGGATGTGGTGCGGGGAGAGGTTCACCTGAAGTTATTACAACGGGCCTATGATTATGCGGCCGCTTATAATCAGGCAATCCTAAAACAGTGTCTCGATAAATAG
- a CDS encoding RNA polymerase-associated protein rapA, protein MFNRSKLYQSILLAMLVPGAAVAEIEYSGYLKNETSVFTRDGQVTGKADSMLDMEGHDKGDLLKFENSVRLFLNGYVGDAITWHADLNVIYDSEGVNDDYKGHRLYTQHDYLRELYFDATVFDWDLRVGKQQVVWGTADGIKLLDIINPTDFRELNQNAMEDSRIPIWMLNAERNIGDNSNIQLIVSQVEENKIPGLNADGDAGHPFLMKGVETISGQVNGFYNIAPALSNVAATFNGAAMGGGFTGGMALPLGLNLFAGLTVDGFAGNFWDASTTPGLLNPTVPTDPAAAPGWLLLNAFTQFGFTGQPGFPPGVSDPNGNFGETNLMPITGLTPLSPTEVTWQPDEATSAFEYMANATFATFNTFTSFTAGGGLTGFESEWVKDYPDDSDVNGGFRFRNSTDGGLNWSVNYFYHYSGNPNIDLSWRDANGDELIVQRAPTLFFDTNGTPGPQQNDTFVPDVATSLTRDEARANWDMGNATTILVHDAAGNYSGALDPSGVLPALADGNPFNDAMAMGTGAPTLRFTEQLHRVNSLGTSFDYALEAGDIPLVLRGEFLYDEGDKQPVIDKFLLSIGDLTNALKMEDADYFKYVLGADITVATNLLISGQFIQFRNLDFIDEPDTCRTQTGVTMDCSRYTADFATMSLSNGLNMGYEDKEFYSIFLSKPFGESQEHRWNNIFIYEEGGGKWNRFDVEYTFTDTLLASVEWNNYWGEENTTFGQFRDSSNFQVGLKWIFE, encoded by the coding sequence ATGTTCAATCGCAGTAAGTTGTATCAGTCGATTCTACTCGCCATGCTCGTACCCGGTGCGGCCGTTGCCGAGATAGAGTACAGCGGATACTTGAAAAATGAGACATCAGTCTTTACCAGAGACGGTCAGGTTACCGGCAAAGCGGACAGCATGCTGGATATGGAAGGCCATGACAAAGGGGACCTGCTGAAGTTCGAAAACTCAGTGCGTCTGTTCCTGAATGGGTATGTTGGTGATGCCATTACCTGGCACGCCGACTTGAATGTGATCTACGATTCCGAGGGCGTGAATGACGACTATAAGGGGCATAGGCTCTATACCCAGCACGACTACCTCAGAGAGCTCTATTTCGATGCCACGGTCTTCGATTGGGACCTGCGTGTCGGTAAACAGCAGGTCGTGTGGGGAACCGCTGACGGCATCAAACTGCTGGATATCATCAATCCCACCGATTTTCGCGAGCTCAACCAGAATGCCATGGAGGACTCCCGTATTCCGATCTGGATGCTCAATGCGGAACGTAACATCGGTGACAACAGCAACATTCAGTTGATTGTCTCTCAGGTTGAAGAGAACAAGATTCCAGGCCTCAACGCCGACGGTGATGCCGGCCATCCCTTCCTGATGAAGGGGGTGGAGACAATCAGTGGACAGGTAAACGGCTTCTACAACATCGCCCCGGCATTGAGTAATGTGGCGGCCACTTTCAATGGCGCAGCCATGGGTGGTGGTTTCACCGGCGGTATGGCGCTGCCCCTGGGTCTGAATCTTTTTGCCGGTCTGACCGTGGATGGTTTTGCCGGCAACTTCTGGGATGCCTCGACCACACCTGGCCTGCTCAATCCCACCGTACCGACCGACCCGGCTGCCGCACCCGGCTGGCTGTTGCTCAACGCCTTTACTCAGTTCGGATTTACCGGCCAACCCGGATTTCCTCCCGGTGTCAGCGATCCCAATGGGAACTTCGGTGAGACCAACCTGATGCCGATCACCGGTTTGACACCGCTCTCACCGACCGAGGTGACCTGGCAGCCGGATGAAGCAACTTCCGCCTTCGAATATATGGCGAATGCGACCTTCGCCACCTTCAACACCTTTACCAGCTTTACTGCAGGTGGCGGTTTGACCGGTTTCGAATCCGAGTGGGTCAAAGACTACCCGGATGACAGTGATGTGAATGGCGGTTTTCGCTTCAGAAATTCAACCGATGGTGGTTTGAACTGGTCCGTCAACTACTTCTACCACTACAGCGGCAACCCGAACATCGATCTGAGTTGGCGTGATGCCAATGGCGACGAGTTGATCGTGCAGCGTGCGCCTACCCTGTTCTTCGACACCAACGGTACCCCTGGTCCACAGCAGAATGACACCTTCGTACCGGATGTGGCTACCAGCCTGACCCGGGATGAGGCCCGGGCAAACTGGGATATGGGCAATGCCACCACCATACTGGTACACGATGCAGCGGGTAACTACTCCGGTGCGCTCGATCCGAGTGGCGTGCTGCCGGCGCTGGCTGACGGCAATCCCTTCAACGATGCGATGGCGATGGGAACCGGTGCGCCCACCCTGCGCTTCACAGAGCAGCTGCATCGGGTCAACAGTCTCGGTACCTCCTTTGACTATGCCCTTGAAGCCGGGGATATTCCGCTGGTACTCAGAGGTGAATTTCTCTATGACGAAGGTGATAAACAGCCGGTTATCGACAAGTTTCTGTTGAGCATCGGTGATCTGACCAACGCACTCAAGATGGAAGATGCGGACTACTTCAAGTATGTCCTGGGCGCCGATATCACGGTGGCAACCAACCTGTTGATCAGTGGCCAGTTCATCCAGTTCCGCAATCTGGATTTTATCGATGAGCCGGATACCTGTCGCACCCAGACCGGCGTGACCATGGATTGCAGTCGCTACACGGCGGATTTCGCCACCATGAGTCTGTCGAATGGCCTGAACATGGGATATGAGGATAAAGAGTTCTACTCGATCTTTCTCTCCAAGCCCTTCGGCGAGTCTCAGGAACATCGCTGGAACAACATCTTCATTTACGAAGAGGGTGGCGGCAAATGGAACCGCTTCGATGTTGAGTACACTTTCACCGATACCCTGCTGGCTTCTGTGGAGTGGAACAACTACTGGGGTGAAGAGAATACGACCTTCGGTCAGTTCAGAGACTCATCAAACTTTCAGGTGGGTCTGAAATGGATCTTTGAGTGA